Below is a window of Candidatus Bathyarchaeia archaeon DNA.
AGGAGTGAAGGTAATCTACGTTCCTGCTAGAGACACGTCAAAACGGTGCTCAATATGCGGGTACAAGACCCTAGAGAACACCAGACGAAGACTATGGTGTCCACACTGTGGAGCCACGCTAGACAGGGACGAGAACGCGGCTAGAAACATAGCCGCGGGAGGGCTGAGGTTCAGCCCCAACGGGCCTCCAGGTGAAGCAATGGTAGAGGAACAGGAACCGGAGAACACGACCCTAATCCTCAAAGTCGATGGAGGCAAGTTAAGTCCAACGACCAACGAAGGCAACAATCAATCCTGCTAGGATTTAACGGAACCCTAAACCTATAATAATCCGCCGCCCGCCCTAGCCCACAATATCGCTACGGGAATGATTCTATTGCGGGGAAAGGGCTCCAAGGCCCCGTTCCAACTTCTCACAACACTAATCCTATTCGGAAAAAAGAAACCCATTGAGGAACCCGCCCTGCAAACGACGCCTCTCTCCTCGAAGATAGAACCGTTCCCAATACCCGACACAATCCGCAAAACCGTAACCGAAGCCGACATTGCAAAAGCACGCAACCGGCTCCGAGTAGCCAACCTAGAACGAGACATCATAGGAGACGCACTCACAAAGATCTACGAAGCAGAATCAAAGGGCACAATCAACGAGACAGAAAAAACCCAGATGATACAACCCTACAAGAACGACCTCAAACGCGTAGACGCCGAGATCGACACCTACAAGAAAACAGTAGACCTCTACGAGTTAGAAACGGCCAAGGAAGATCTCTTCAAGAGATTCCAAGAAACTTTCCTCGACATACAAGCCCGAATAGAAAAGATCCGCCCATCACTCAACCTACCGAACACACCAGATACCAAGCCGGTAGAGCCGAAATCCACACCCGCAAAGATTGAGCAGACAGAGACAACAACAACAACCGAAAACCCACCACCAAAAGAAAAACCCCCGAGAGAAAAGGCCAGAAACAAGGCCGAAGAGAAGATAGAAACCATCAGGGAAGAAGTCCTTAAGGCCATGGAGCGACTCGAACAGATCGAAACGGAAGGCTAGACCACCGAGAGATGAGCTGGACAGAAAAAGCACGGCTCAGCGCAGCCGCACAGGCCGTTCGGGAACTCAGAAACGGGATGACCGTCGGCCTCGGAAGCGGCACCACAGTCCTCAAAGCACTCGACCTCGCAGCAGAAAGAATCAAGAAAGAACACCTCAACATCAGCTGGGTCCCAACAAGCTACCAGATGGAAATGGCCGCCCGTAGACTCGGCCTCAAAACAACCACGCTACCCGAGGACATAGAAATCGATCTGGCACTAGATGGCGCCGACCAGGTACAGTGGAGATCACTAGATCTAGTCAAAGGCGGCGGCGCAGCCCTCCTCAGAGAAAAAATAGTCGACGCGACAACCAAGAAACTCGTCATTATCATTGACGAGAAAAAACTCGCGAAGACGCTAGGCGGAGAACAACCCATCCCCGTTGAGATCACACCCTTCGCCTATCACTCCACACTAGGCAAGATCCGGAAAATATCCGAAAAAGCAGTACTACGAGAAGCACCGGGCGGCAAAGTCGGACCAGTAATAACCGACAACGGCAACCTGATCATCGACGCCTACTACCGCAACCTCCGAAGACCAGACATCATCAACGAAAAACTCAAACAGATCCCAGGAGTAATAGAGACAGGACTCTTCTTGGAGATGTGCGACACGGCTTATGTGGGTCGAAAGGATGGAAAAGTCGACATCCTACGTCGAAGCTAGAAGAAGTTATTCCTGCCTGGCGTACTCTTCCTCTCTAGCTTCCTCCGCCTCGCTATCAGCGTCGTAATCGCTCTTCTCCTCCTCATCCTCGACAAATTCCCTGGGAAGCCCAACCTCTTCAAGACGTAACTTTGTCCATTCCTTTCCGCAATCCCTACATTTGTAAGCAAATTTGTAGGTAACAAACGCCTCCGGATGGTCAGCCACCCTCTCTCCAGTCTCGATTGGCAATCCCATCTTGAAGAAAACGTCCTTCTCCTTGAGCGCCTCAGCCGTGTCTATCACAGTCTTAGACAGCAGCTCAGCGGCAAGGAACTTGTGACAGAAGGGGCATTCTTCCAATACCAAGGAGGAGTCATGAGGGATTCCAATGATGAGACAGATTAGCCTTACTAGCAAAGGTTCTGTTAACTTATCGTCGGATGCCTCTCTGACCTATCTTTAGGATTTGGCGCTCGTTGTTTGTCGTGTTGGGTGTTAAGTCGGTCTGGCAGCATTGTGCCCCATCGCGAGAGGTTGTTGTACTACTGGAGGTGTTCAGACGGATGGTCAACGAGTCTCTACGGGTTGGTCTAGCTAACGACGTGTCTTCGCTGAGAAGGCTTTCACTCCTCTCCTATAGCCAGTTGGCCCAGTACGATTCCCCTAGCTACTACAAGCTCTGCGCGATATCACGCGCCGCAGGAATACTGGCCGCTAGAAAGAAGTCTGTCAGGAGAGGTCTCACCACTAGGACCCCGTACGCCTTCAGACAACAGCTCGTCTCCTGCTACGGGTTCAAGATAGAGAACGGATACTTGCGCATTCCTGTATCAAGAGGGAAACGCGCCAGCATAATCTTGACCAAGCATACGCTAGAGGTCATATCACAACCGGGAGTCATAGTCCGCTCTTTCACCCTCACCGGGAACAGGTTGAGCCTCTGCATCGCCCGCGACACTCCCAGGATAGAATGCGCCTCCACGGTAGGTGTGGATCGCAATCTTCGTAATCTCACGGTTGGAAACGACCAGGAGACGACTCACTATGATCTCTCAGAGACGGCGCGTATAGCCAGTACCACGGTGCGCATAGTATCCTCTTTCAGACGAAACGATCATAGAGTAAGAACGGCGATAGCGTCCAAGTATGGACGGCGAAGAACCGCTAGAACCGGTCACCTACTCCACAA
It encodes the following:
- a CDS encoding zinc ribbon domain-containing protein, which gives rise to GVKVIYVPARDTSKRCSICGYKTLENTRRRLWCPHCGATLDRDENAARNIAAGGLRFSPNGPPGEAMVEEQEPENTTLILKVDGGKLSPTTNEGNNQSC
- the rpiA gene encoding ribose 5-phosphate isomerase A; this encodes MSWTEKARLSAAAQAVRELRNGMTVGLGSGTTVLKALDLAAERIKKEHLNISWVPTSYQMEMAARRLGLKTTTLPEDIEIDLALDGADQVQWRSLDLVKGGGAALLREKIVDATTKKLVIIIDEKKLAKTLGGEQPIPVEITPFAYHSTLGKIRKISEKAVLREAPGGKVGPVITDNGNLIIDAYYRNLRRPDIINEKLKQIPGVIETGLFLEMCDTAYVGRKDGKVDILRRS
- a CDS encoding transposase codes for the protein MSSLRRLSLLSYSQLAQYDSPSYYKLCAISRAAGILAARKKSVRRGLTTRTPYAFRQQLVSCYGFKIENGYLRIPVSRGKRASIILTKHTLEVISQPGVIVRSFTLTGNRLSLCIARDTPRIECASTVGVDRNLRNLTVGNDQETTHYDLSETARIASTTVRIVSSFRRNDHRVRTAIASKYGRRRTARTGHLLHNATKTIVTLAHQQKTAIVLENIEGIRSLYRKGNGQGRKYRCKMNGWSFREAQRQIEYKARWMGLPVIRLSRRETRGSSVTCPRCGERLQSDKRLERKLWCSNCRTVMDRDMVAAVNLSRRGRVRFARSLPHISEAQGGQLKQ